GAAGGTTCAGCATTTATTGCACAACCTGTTATTCGTCCATTGTTTACGAAAACTAAGACACAACAAGGAACACGTCAGGCACAAGAAAGTATTTTAAGATTCGTAAAAGTAAGAATGAGCTTTTACGATTTCATGAGAGAGAATTGGAAAACAACAATTCTTCCTTTACAAACAAAATATAGCTCATTTGATGAGCTTTGGAATAACACGGTTCATGATGGATTTGTACATTATACACCGGCTCCAGTTCCTCAAACTTTAGAGGCGATTATTCCAACGGATATTAATACATCTGCATCTAACGTAGTAAAAGGCTCTAAAGCTTCTGGAATGGTAGCTGAGTTATTTACTGAAACAAAGATGGGAATCGGGAATCAAGCGAATAACCCATGGTTGCAAGAGTTGCCAAATGCATTAACTAAGGTAACCTGGGATAACTATGTAGCGATGAACCCGGCAGATTGTAGAGCACAAGGGTATAATACTACTTATGGTCAGCAGTTACCAGCATCTTTGGTAAATGTTTCAATTGGAGGATCAACTTTGAAATTACCAGTGATCGCTACTCCAGGTCAAAAAATTGGAACTGTTTCTATCGCATTAGGTTATGGTAGAACAAAGACTGGTAGAGTGGTTGATCAAGGTGATATGGTTGCTCCTGATGGTTCTAAAACTATTGGTGCAAACGTATTCCCAGCTGTGAATGCAAAAGGTTCAACATTCAATTATTACGTGGATAACGTAACTATTGAATTGGCAGAAGAAAAAGAATACCCGGTAGGTTTAGCGCAAACGCACTTTACTGAAATGGATCGTAAGATTGTGAATGAAACGTCTATTGCAACATATGCAAAAGGAAAAGATGTTTACAATCCGGACCCAACAGTGGTTGATTCTTATGGTGTTTCTCAAAAAGTTGAAAAACTTGATTTATGGGCAGTTCAGGATATTGCTACTGGTCATAGATGGGGAATGACAATTGACTTAAACTTATGTTATGGTTGTTCTGCTTGTGTTACAGCTTGTCATTCTGAAAACAACGTTCCTGTTGTAGGTAAGGATGAAGTTCGTAGAAATAGAATCATGTCCTGGTTAAGAATTGATCGCTATTTCTCTTCTGACATGAGCAAAGCTACTCAGGGAGATACAGGTAAGATTGATATGTACCGTCAAATGGAAGTTCCTTCAGACTATCCAGAGGCTGTACACCAACCAGTAATGTGTCAGCAATGTAACCACGCTCCTTGTGAAACTGTATGTCCGGTTGCTGCAACTACACACAGTGATGAAGGTTTAAATCAAATGACGTATAACAGATGTATTGGTACAAGATATTGTGCGAATAACTGTCCTTATAAAGTACGTAGATTTAACTGGTTCAATTACGTTGGCGATTCTAAGTTTACAGATGTAAACCCTTCACAAAATGATTTAGCGAGAATGGTTCTTAACCCGGATGTCGTGGTAAGATCTCGTGGTGTGATGGAAAAATGTAGTTTCTGTGTACAAAGAATTCAAGCGGGTAAATTAGAAGCTAAGAAAGCAGGTCGTCCGGTTCAGGATGGTGAGGTGACAAGTGCATGTTCTGCAGCTTGTGCAACTGGAGCTATCAGATTTGGAGATTTGAATGATGATAAAACACAAGTTAGTAAAGTGTCTAAAGATGAAAGATCTTATCACTTGCTAGAGGAAGTAGGTACACAACCTAACGTGTTCTATCTAACTAAAGTTAGAAACGTGGATGAAGAGCGTATCCCACCAGGTATTGGTCATGGAGCTGCTCACGGTGGTGATCACGGTCACGATGCACATGGAGGTCACGAAGCGGAAGCTCACGGTGAAGCCCATGAAGAAGCGCATAACGAAGAACATTCAGCACATTAATTAAGAATAATATTACGATTAAAATAAAACCGAATGGTTAAGGAAGCAGAAGTTAGGGATCCGTTAATTCTTGGTAAGGATGTAACTTACCACAGTATTACCGAAGACGTTTGTCGTCCAATTGAAAGTAAAGCAGGCAGATTATGGTGGCTTGTATTTGGTATTTCAGTAATCCTCGCAATATGGGGAACTGGAATGATTCTATATACTATCGGACGAGGTATTGGTGTATGGGGTCTGAACAATACAATTGACTGGGCCTGGGATATTACCAATTTCGTTTGGTGGGTAGGTATCGGTCACGCAGGAACATTGATTTCAGCGGTACTGTTATTGTTCCGTCAGAAATGGAGAATGGCAATTAACCGTTCTGCTGAGGCGATGACAATTTTCGCTGTAATCATGGCAGCATTATTCCCAGGAATTCACATGGGTAGAATTTGGTTAGCATATTTCGTTTTCCCTGTACCGAATCAATTTGGTTCTCTTTGGGTAAACTTTAACTCACCACTATTATGGGACGTATTCGCGATTTCGACTTATTTCTCGGTATCGTTTGTGTTCTGGTATATTGGTTTGATTCCTGATTTCGCAACTATCCGTGATAGAGCAAAAGGACCTATCGCTAAAAAAGTATATGGTTTATTAAGCTTTGGATGGACTGGAAACGTGAAAGCATGGGTTCGTTTCGAAGAAGTATCATTGGTATTAGCAGGTTTGGCTACTCCGTTGGTATTCTCAGTACACTCGATCGTATCTATGGACTTCGCAACTTCTGTAATTCCTGGGTGGCATACAACTATCTTCCCTCCATACTTCGTTGCTGGGGCGGTATTCTCAGGGTTTGCCATGGTACAAACGTTATTATTAGTTGTAAGAAAAGTATTGCATTTTGAACACTACATTACATTCCAGCACATTGAGTTGATGAACCGTATTATCACGATTACTGGTTCAATTGTAGGTGTAGCATACTTATCTGAGTTATTTATCTCCTGGTATTCTGGTGTAGAGTATGAGGGATATGCATTCTTGAATAGAGCAACCGGACCTTACTGGTGGTCATATGCAATCATGATGACTGCAAACGTGATCTCTCCACAGTTATTCTGGTTTAAGAAATTAAGAACAAGTTTATTGTTCTCTTTCTTCATCTCTATTATCGTAAACATCGGTATGTGGTTTGAGCGTTTCGTAATTATCGTTACTTCTCTACATAGAGATTACATTCCTTCTAACTGGTCTATGTTCCATCCGACATTTGTGGATATAGGTGTGTATTTAGGAACAATCGGAATCTTCTTCGTGTTATTCTTTGGATTCACCAGATTATTCCCTGTGTTAGCGCTAAATGAGTTAAAATCTATCTTGAAATCTTCAGGTGAAGCGTACCGTGATAAAGATACTGGACACCACTAATATTTGTAGCTAAAAGCAAGAAAAATGACTAAAGAGAAATTTATATACGGAATGTACAATGATGACGACTTAATGATAGCCGGCATCAAACAATTACAGGCCAAAGGAATTCACGTGAGAGATGCCTATTCTCCATTTCCAGTTCACGGACTTGAAGATGTTTTAGGAATTAAATGGACGCGTATTGCGATTGCTGCATTTATATACGGAATTACCGGATTAACATTAGCAGTATTGGCAATTAACTATATGATGATTATAGACTGGCCTTTGAACATTGGTGGGAAGCCAAACTTCCATTTTTACCAAAACGTTCCTGCGTTTGTTCCAATTATGTTTGAGTTTACAGTATTGTGTGCGGGTCACGGTATGGCGATCACATATTTCTTCAGAAATATGACTTTGCCAGGGATGCCAGCGAGAAATCCACACCCAAGAACTACTGATGATCATTTTGCAATTGAAATTGCAGCTAAAGAAAATACGAACTTCTCTAAAGAGCAAATCGAAGAAATGGTAGCTGAGTCAGGTACTGTTGCTGTATTTGAAAAAGAGAGAATTGTAAAATTCCTATAATCGACTAAACAATGAAAAGAAACGATTTAAATGTATTAAGTATTGCTAAGAAGATTTCTGGAGCATTATTTATTGGTCTTATAGGATTGAGTTTACATTCTTGTTCATCCGATCCTAATTCTCCTGGAGTGGAGTATATGCCAGACATGTATAGAAGTCCGGCACTAGAGCCAAATATGAGACAAGAGGACGAGTATGCTAAAGACAGTATGGAAGTACGTCTACCTGCAGAAGGAACTATTCCTCGTGGTTACATGCCGTTTATGATTCCTGAATCAAATGAAGGATACGCTATGGCAGCGGATTTAAAAAATCCAATTTCTTACAGTGATGAAGTTTTAAAAGAAGGTAAAGTAATTTACGGTAAAATGTGTTCGCACTGTCATGGTAAAACCGGTAAAGGTGACGGAGGTGTAATTAACAATTCTGATTTTCCACCACCACCAGCGTATGATGGATCAATTAAAAACTTACCAGCTGGTAAGATCTTTTACTCGATCACTTATGGTAAGAACATGATGGGATCACATGCATCTCAAATTTCGCAAGAGGATAGATGGAAATTGGTATTCTATGTTCAGAAGTTACAAGGACATGATGTTGCAGCTTTATATGCTAAGGACGCAGCGCAGGAAGTAGCGGCTGATACTGTAGTACTCGCTGATTCACATTAAAAAATATAGTTCTAAGATTTAATAATACAAGAAACTTTAGATAAATGGACCAATTCACTTTTACAGATAAATCCAAAAAGATCTTTATCGCATTGATTTTGATTGGAGTTGCATCGATCATCTACGGAATTGTAGACGGAGATGTTAGTGGTCATCGTATATGGACTAGTGCCTTGATTAACGGCTGGTTCTTTTTTAGTACAGCTTTAATGGGTACCGTATTTATTGCTATCAATTCAGCTGCACAATCAGGTTGGATTGTGGTTTTAAAGCGTGTTTTTGAAGCCGTAAGTTTATATGTGCCAATTGGAGCAGTTACATTAATTATCGTGTTTATCGCATCATCTATGCAATGGAATCACATCTATCACTGGATGGATCCTGAAGCTGTGGCGCATGATCCAATTTTACAACATAAAGAGCCTTATCTGAACTTGCCATTCTGGTGGACAAGAGCTATCGTTATGCTTGGAGTTTGGACACTTTTTACTCTTATTTACAGAAGAAAGTCTTTGAAAGAAGATATGGAAGGTGGAACAAAAATCTACAAAGCAAGTATGGTAACTTCAGCGATCTTTTTGGTATTCTTCGGTTATACATCTGTTGTTGCAGCATGGGACTGGTTAATGTCAATTGATGCACACTGGTTCTCTACACTTTATGGATGGTATGTATTCTCTGGTATGTGGATTAGTGGTATGATCATGGTATTCCTAATCACGCATTACTTGATGAGCAAAGGATATTTAAAAGAAGTAAATGCAAGTCATATTCATGATTTAGGGAAATTCATTTTCGGTATATCTTTCTTGTGGACTTACTTATTCTTCAGCCAGTTTATGTTGATCTGGTATGCAGATATCCCGGAAGAGGTAACTTACTATATTCCTCGTATTAATGATTATACAGTTTCTTTCTGGTCAATGGTTCTAATCAACTTCTTAGTGCCAATGTTATTCTTGATGTCTAAGACTACAAAAAGAAACAGAAATATACTTGCTTTTGTATCGGTTATTATTTTCTTTGGCCACTGGATGGACATCTATTATTTGATCACTCCTGGAGCTATGAAAGCAGACGGACACATTGGTGTTGTTGAGTTAGGAATGATGCTAGGATATTTAGGAATGTTCCTGTTTGTGGTGTTTAAAGAACTTGCAAAAGCTCCGTTGGTGGTTAAAAACCATCCGTTGCTTGATGAGAGTAAACATCATCATATTAATTAAGAAATTAGTGAAGCATCAGATGATATAAATCTGGTGCTTCATTTTATTTTTTGGTAGTTGATTCTACCAAATTGAAACGTAAAATTTATAAACCAAATCAATCAATATGGGCTTTTTATTAGGCTTCGCTACACTGTTAGGTGTGATTTTAATTGTTCAAATCATTCGCGTATTTGAACTTACTTCAAAACTTAGTGGTAATGACCAGTCAACTGTAAGTTGGAAAGACAATCGTGCTAGAGCGTTTTCGTGGTTATTATTTTTAATTGGATATTTCGGGTTATTTATATGGGTGGTTCTTAGATGGGGACCTCATGTACTACCTGAAGCTGCTTCGGTTCATGGAGAAAGTATTGACTTTTTATTTGATTTAAACTGGCTGATTATTATCGTAGCATTCGTTATTACTCATGTGGTATTTGTAGCGTTTGTGTTGAAATTCTATGCAAGACCTGGTTCTAAAGCAGAGTTCATCACACATAACAATAAGCTTGAGATGGTTTGGACGGTAGTACCAGCATCTGTATTGGCAGTAATCATTATCTACGGTTTAAAAACCTGGGATGAATTTAATGGTGATGTTGCTGAGGATGCAATCAATATCGAGTTATATGCAAAGCAGTTTGATTGGACTGCTAGATACGCAGGTACTGATAACCAATTAGGAAAAGCAAACTTTAATTTCATCAATACTGTAAATCCACTTGGATTGGTAACTGAAGCTACTATTGATATTCGTATCGAGGAGCTGAATGCTCAAATTGATGAATTGAATGAGGAGTTGAAGCACGTACCAGAAGATGGTTTAAAAGAAAAAGAAAAACTTGCTGCAATTCATCATAAAGAAACTCAGTTGGCAAAAATTCATGCATTCAGAAGAAACAATGAATTGGCGAAAAATGCGGCTAAAGATGATAAGTTAGTAAAGGTTGAAATGCACATTCCTGTAGGACGTCAGGTGAATATTCAAATGCGTTCTCAAGATGTAATTCATAGTGCATTTATGCCTCACTTTAGAGCGCAAATGAACTGTGTTCCTGGGATGATTACTCGTATGAGATTTATTCCTACGATTACTACTGCAGAAATGCGTAAGAAAACTGGTAATCCTGAATTCGATTATATCTTGTTATGTAATAAGATTTGTGGAGCGGCTCACTATAACATGCAAATGAATATTATAGTAGATACTCCAGAGGATTACGAGAAATGGATAGCAGAGCAAGGCACATTTAATTCAAAATTAATGGCAGCTTTGGGATTAACAGAAACGGATAATAAACTAGCTCTTAAATAATTAATAAGCATTGACTATGAGCAACACAGCACACGCAGCGGATCATCATCACGAAACGTTTATTAGCAAATACGTATTTAGTCAGGATCATAAGATGATTGCTAAGCAATTCCTGGTAACAGGGATGTTTATGGCAACTATTGGTATGATCATGTCTATTCTATTTAGAATTCAAATTGCATGGCCTGGTGAAGGTTTTGCAATTGTAAATTTCTTCCTGGGAGATAAATGGGCTCCAGAGGGTATTATGGATCCAAACATGTATTTGGCTTTAGGTACCATCCACGGAACTATTATGGTATTCTTCCTTTTAACAGCTGGTTTAAGTGGAACATTTGCCAATTTATTGATTCCTTACCAAATTGGAGCTCGTGATATGGCTTCAGGATTTATGAATATGTTATCATACTGGTTATTTGCAGGTTCTTCTGTAATCATGGTGATCTCATTGTTTGTTGAGTCTGGACCGGCATCAGCAGGTTGGACAGTTTATCCTCCATTGAGTGCATTACCACAAGCAATGCCTGGATCAGGTTTGGGTATGACATTATGGTTAGTGAGTATGACATTGTTCATCGCATCGTCTATGATTGGTGGTTTGAACTATATCGTTACGATCGTTAACCTTCGTACCACAGGTATGAAGATGACACGTCTGCCATTAACAATTTGGGCTTTATTGGTAACTGCAATTATTGGTTTGTTATCATTCCCAGTGTTATTATCAGCAGCACTATTATTATTATTTGATAGAAGTTTCGGAACATCATTCTACTTGTCAGATATCTTCATCGCTGGTGAGGCATTAGATTACAATGGTGGTTCTCCAATTTTATTCGAGCACTTATTCTGGTTCTTAGGTCACCCGGAGGTGTATATCATTTTATTACCTGCCTTGGGTCTGACTTCTGAGATTATTGCAACCAATGCACGTAAACCTATTTTCGGTTATAAAGCGATGATCGGTTCTATTTTGGCAATTGCATTCTTATCATTTATCGTTTGGGGTCACCATATGTTCGTAACAGGTATGGATCCATTCTTAGGAAGTGTATTTACATTTACCACTTTGTTGATTGCAATTCCTTCAGCGGTAAAAGTATTTAACTACATTACGACTTTATATAAAGCAAATATTCAGTTTACGCCTGCGATGATGTTCTCAATCGGTATGATTTCAACATTCATCTCTGGTGGTTTAACTGGTATTATTTTGGCGGATTCTGCATTAGACATTACAGTTCACGATACTTACTTTGTTGTCGCTCACTTCCATATTGTAATGGGATTCTCTGCTGTAAATGCGATGTTTGCAGGTGTGTATCACTGGTTCCCAAAAATGTATGGTAGAATGTTAAACCAAAAAATGGGTATAGCGCATTTCTGGTTGACTCTGATCTCTGGATATGGAGTATTCTTCCCAATGCATTTTTTAGGATTGGCAGGTGTACCTAGAAGATATTATACAAATTCAGAGTTTCCATTATTCGACACTTTCGTTGACATGAACGTGTTGATGACAGTATTCGCAATTATTGCCGGGTTCGCTCAGGTGATCTTCTTCTTTAACTTTTTCTATTCAATTAGAAGAGGACCAAAAGCACCTCAAAATCCATGGAGAGCAAATACATTAGAATGGACTACTCCTGTTGAGCATATCCACGGAAACTGGCCAGGTGAATTACCTGTAGTTCATAGATGGGCTTACGATTATAGTAAACCTGGAAAACCAGAAGATTTTGTACTACAAACTGTACCTTTGGAGGACGGTGAAGTAGATGGAGAGCACTAAGCTTAATAAAACTATAAAAGGAAAGCCCTTGCCGTTGTGCAAGGGCTTTTTTGTTGTGCTATTATTGATGGTTTCAACTACATCTATGTATGCACAATTTTTTGATTCTATTGAAACCAGTTTAAAATATAAACCCAGATTGGATTTAAAGCTGGAGTCCCGAAATTCTTTTTTTGCAAATGAATGGGCAATCATAAGTGGTGCACGTGCGGGATTGGATTTTAATAAGACCTTTAAATTGGGAGTTGGTTACAGTTGGTTAAGAAAGGAAATTCAACACGCCATTATTGTGGATGATAGGTCTGTAAATGCAGATTATTTCTTTCATTACGGGGTGTTCTATGCGGAGTATACCTTTTACAAAGTGAAGCCTTTTTCTATGAGTATATATGCTTCTGTGGGAGGCGGAAGGTCCTGGGATAGATATATTGACCTCAATGGAGAGCGACAGACGGCTAATAGTAGTTTTGTTTTTGTGTATGAACCCTATATGACTGGAATGGTTGATGTGCTAAAGTACTTCTCGGTTGGTGCGGGTATGGGTTTTAGATTGGTCGCTTCCGGAAGTGATTTTTCACGTAAGCGCCTGAATACATTAATTTATGTTTTTAAGCTCAAAATAAAACTACCCGAATTGCTGGATGATACCGTCCGCAAATAAATACCTAATAATAGGTATTGTCGGCCCTTTTCTTTTGTCATTCATTTGTCACTAAATAGAATGAATCTAAATAAGGGAAATGAAAAATTATATAATACTATCCATATTAATTTGGGTATTAGGGTCATGTAGTGGTACGAAGAGTGAGGAAAAGGCTTCTACAGGAAAAGGAAAAAAGACTGCAGTGTTAATTGTGAATCACGGTTCTGTGGCGGAATCCTGGCGTAATCAATTATTAGATATTGAGACAAAGATTGAGGATGAGTTATTGGCGCAACCTGGTATTGCGGACGTAAGAACTGCGTTTATGGAATACACTGAGCCTTCTATTGCAACACGAATGAAGGAGTTTGACGAGGAAGGTTATGATGAAGTAGTTATTGTACCGGTTTTTTTGACTGTGAGCTCTCATTATTCACATGACATTCCGGTCATTGTTGGTTTAAGTGCTGACCCTAAGATTAAGGAAGAGCTTAAGAAAGAAAAAATAGAAGTGTATCGTGCAAAAGCAAGAGTTACAATTGCACCGCCATTGGATTACTCTTCGATTTTGAAAAAGAACGTAGAACGTAGAGTAAACGCTTTAAGTAAGAACCCGGACAATGAGGGAGTACTTTTAGTGGCATACGGTGATCAGCAATATAACCAGCAATGGGAAGAAATGGTGGAGAACATCGGTAAATATCTTAAGATGAAAACCGGACATAAGGATATTGCTTATGCATGGTGTGGTCATTTGGTTCATTATTCAACAGAGCCAACAATCAAAGGGATCGAAAAATTGCAGGAATTAAATGACAATGTCGTAGTGGTTCCTGTTCTTATTGCGAATGACCCATATTTCCAAAAGGATATTATCCAGAAGGCGGTTGATGCGGTCAAGGTGGATGATAACGTACTATATGTACAGGATGCTATATTACCTGATGACAACGTTAATAATTGGGTGAAGGACATTGCAATTAAAACCGTGAAAGGTTTATAATGAAATGAATTTGAATAATATACCTGTAAAGAAGGTGCTTGCAACATTGATTGCAGGTGCCTTTTTTTTGTTTTTCTGGATAAATGGCCCGTTACAGGTTGCGGATGTTTTGGGAGATCTTGAAATTGAAGAAACAGAATATGCCAAACCTATTTTAGTTGGAGCGCATCGTGAAACAAAGTCATTTGGTGAGATCGGTGATGTAGAAACGAGAGGAGATGGCTGGGTATTGATCGACAAGCAAGATACTGGCGTTGATAATTTCGGCATGGTAGCTTTAGAAGGAGAAAATGTGGCGTTTGATCCGGAATATCAAAGGAGATTAGAGGGGAAGATTAAAAAGTTGATAGATGATCCTATACAGACGAAGCCGGTTATTGATGGAGACTTTTTATATATCGAGGTAAAGTGGAAGGATAAAACATATTATTATGCCGAAAGCGGAGGTATTATTCGTCATATCAAAGGTTATGGTGGTCCTATCAATGTGGGAATTCTGATAAATGATAATGGCGCTTTAGAACGAGTGTATCATATATCTTCTAAAGAAACACAAAGCTATCTGGTGAAGGTTCAGAAAGCTGGTTATTATAATACCTATGTAGATCTGCCCCTGGAAGAAATGCATGAAATTGATGCGGTTTCGGGAGCGACTTTAACAACTACTGCAATAGCATCTACAGTTACGGATTTGGTGCATCAGTTTAGCGAGGAGTTTACCGATCATTTGGATCAGGATAGATGGATGAGTTCTTTTACGGTCGAAGCAATAGATTCCTGGTTGTGGATACTCCATATTATGGTTATAGGATTAATGTTTGTTTATGGTTTCCAGAAAAAATACAAGAAATCGAAACGAGACATTAGAATCTTGAGCATCGTTTCTGTGGTTTATATTGGGTTTTTTATGAATA
This genomic interval from bacterium SCSIO 12643 contains the following:
- the nrfD gene encoding polysulfide reductase NrfD; the encoded protein is MVKEAEVRDPLILGKDVTYHSITEDVCRPIESKAGRLWWLVFGISVILAIWGTGMILYTIGRGIGVWGLNNTIDWAWDITNFVWWVGIGHAGTLISAVLLLFRQKWRMAINRSAEAMTIFAVIMAALFPGIHMGRIWLAYFVFPVPNQFGSLWVNFNSPLLWDVFAISTYFSVSFVFWYIGLIPDFATIRDRAKGPIAKKVYGLLSFGWTGNVKAWVRFEEVSLVLAGLATPLVFSVHSIVSMDFATSVIPGWHTTIFPPYFVAGAVFSGFAMVQTLLLVVRKVLHFEHYITFQHIELMNRIITITGSIVGVAYLSELFISWYSGVEYEGYAFLNRATGPYWWSYAIMMTANVISPQLFWFKKLRTSLLFSFFISIIVNIGMWFERFVIIVTSLHRDYIPSNWSMFHPTFVDIGVYLGTIGIFFVLFFGFTRLFPVLALNELKSILKSSGEAYRDKDTGHH
- a CDS encoding DUF3341 domain-containing protein, whose product is MTKEKFIYGMYNDDDLMIAGIKQLQAKGIHVRDAYSPFPVHGLEDVLGIKWTRIAIAAFIYGITGLTLAVLAINYMMIIDWPLNIGGKPNFHFYQNVPAFVPIMFEFTVLCAGHGMAITYFFRNMTLPGMPARNPHPRTTDDHFAIEIAAKENTNFSKEQIEEMVAESGTVAVFEKERIVKFL
- a CDS encoding TAT-variant-translocated molybdopterin oxidoreductase; this translates as MSNSRQYWQSVEQLENSEEFVAKHQNEFSEELPLDQFLEKEELSTTSTSRRDFLKFVGFSLTAATLAACEAPVMKSIPYVVKPEEVTPGIANYYASSYYDGFEFAPILIKTREGRPIHIEGNKESEMTRGGITARVNSSLLGLYDEARVRNPRLNGEETKWSKVDKAVKASLKSAKKVRILSNSIISPSTQAAFDLFASKLGSEEAPVDFKHVTYDESSSAGILMANKNYFGKAIIPSYRFENAKVVVSFGADFLSTWLNTLEYSDGYSANRLPDHGEMSRHYQFEGSFSLTGTNADIRGAVKPNEIGLAVIALYNEVAKATGNASIKGAKFEDDNDVAGKIKSAAKDLLSHKGKSLVVCGSNDIATQEVVNGLNQMLGSYGKTIDITKPLNIRKSNDQEFADLVAEMKSGSVDTLLIYGVNPVYSAPASLDFAGALSKVKMSVSFSDKADETGSMTTVLAPDNHYFENWNDYVPVEGSAFIAQPVIRPLFTKTKTQQGTRQAQESILRFVKVRMSFYDFMRENWKTTILPLQTKYSSFDELWNNTVHDGFVHYTPAPVPQTLEAIIPTDINTSASNVVKGSKASGMVAELFTETKMGIGNQANNPWLQELPNALTKVTWDNYVAMNPADCRAQGYNTTYGQQLPASLVNVSIGGSTLKLPVIATPGQKIGTVSIALGYGRTKTGRVVDQGDMVAPDGSKTIGANVFPAVNAKGSTFNYYVDNVTIELAEEKEYPVGLAQTHFTEMDRKIVNETSIATYAKGKDVYNPDPTVVDSYGVSQKVEKLDLWAVQDIATGHRWGMTIDLNLCYGCSACVTACHSENNVPVVGKDEVRRNRIMSWLRIDRYFSSDMSKATQGDTGKIDMYRQMEVPSDYPEAVHQPVMCQQCNHAPCETVCPVAATTHSDEGLNQMTYNRCIGTRYCANNCPYKVRRFNWFNYVGDSKFTDVNPSQNDLARMVLNPDVVVRSRGVMEKCSFCVQRIQAGKLEAKKAGRPVQDGEVTSACSAACATGAIRFGDLNDDKTQVSKVSKDERSYHLLEEVGTQPNVFYLTKVRNVDEERIPPGIGHGAAHGGDHGHDAHGGHEAEAHGEAHEEAHNEEHSAH
- a CDS encoding c-type cytochrome — protein: MKRNDLNVLSIAKKISGALFIGLIGLSLHSCSSDPNSPGVEYMPDMYRSPALEPNMRQEDEYAKDSMEVRLPAEGTIPRGYMPFMIPESNEGYAMAADLKNPISYSDEVLKEGKVIYGKMCSHCHGKTGKGDGGVINNSDFPPPPAYDGSIKNLPAGKIFYSITYGKNMMGSHASQISQEDRWKLVFYVQKLQGHDVAALYAKDAAQEVAADTVVLADSH
- a CDS encoding cobalamin biosynthesis protein CbiX, yielding MREMKNYIILSILIWVLGSCSGTKSEEKASTGKGKKTAVLIVNHGSVAESWRNQLLDIETKIEDELLAQPGIADVRTAFMEYTEPSIATRMKEFDEEGYDEVVIVPVFLTVSSHYSHDIPVIVGLSADPKIKEELKKEKIEVYRAKARVTIAPPLDYSSILKKNVERRVNALSKNPDNEGVLLVAYGDQQYNQQWEEMVENIGKYLKMKTGHKDIAYAWCGHLVHYSTEPTIKGIEKLQELNDNVVVVPVLIANDPYFQKDIIQKAVDAVKVDDNVLYVQDAILPDDNVNNWVKDIAIKTVKGL
- a CDS encoding quinol:cytochrome C oxidoreductase, yielding MLIGVASIIYGIVDGDVSGHRIWTSALINGWFFFSTALMGTVFIAINSAAQSGWIVVLKRVFEAVSLYVPIGAVTLIIVFIASSMQWNHIYHWMDPEAVAHDPILQHKEPYLNLPFWWTRAIVMLGVWTLFTLIYRRKSLKEDMEGGTKIYKASMVTSAIFLVFFGYTSVVAAWDWLMSIDAHWFSTLYGWYVFSGMWISGMIMVFLITHYLMSKGYLKEVNASHIHDLGKFIFGISFLWTYLFFSQFMLIWYADIPEEVTYYIPRINDYTVSFWSMVLINFLVPMLFLMSKTTKRNRNILAFVSVIIFFGHWMDIYYLITPGAMKADGHIGVVELGMMLGYLGMFLFVVFKELAKAPLVVKNHPLLDESKHHHIN
- a CDS encoding cbb3-type cytochrome c oxidase subunit I, whose product is MSNTAHAADHHHETFISKYVFSQDHKMIAKQFLVTGMFMATIGMIMSILFRIQIAWPGEGFAIVNFFLGDKWAPEGIMDPNMYLALGTIHGTIMVFFLLTAGLSGTFANLLIPYQIGARDMASGFMNMLSYWLFAGSSVIMVISLFVESGPASAGWTVYPPLSALPQAMPGSGLGMTLWLVSMTLFIASSMIGGLNYIVTIVNLRTTGMKMTRLPLTIWALLVTAIIGLLSFPVLLSAALLLLFDRSFGTSFYLSDIFIAGEALDYNGGSPILFEHLFWFLGHPEVYIILLPALGLTSEIIATNARKPIFGYKAMIGSILAIAFLSFIVWGHHMFVTGMDPFLGSVFTFTTLLIAIPSAVKVFNYITTLYKANIQFTPAMMFSIGMISTFISGGLTGIILADSALDITVHDTYFVVAHFHIVMGFSAVNAMFAGVYHWFPKMYGRMLNQKMGIAHFWLTLISGYGVFFPMHFLGLAGVPRRYYTNSEFPLFDTFVDMNVLMTVFAIIAGFAQVIFFFNFFYSIRRGPKAPQNPWRANTLEWTTPVEHIHGNWPGELPVVHRWAYDYSKPGKPEDFVLQTVPLEDGEVDGEH
- a CDS encoding FMN-binding protein, which codes for MNNIPVKKVLATLIAGAFFLFFWINGPLQVADVLGDLEIEETEYAKPILVGAHRETKSFGEIGDVETRGDGWVLIDKQDTGVDNFGMVALEGENVAFDPEYQRRLEGKIKKLIDDPIQTKPVIDGDFLYIEVKWKDKTYYYAESGGIIRHIKGYGGPINVGILINDNGALERVYHISSKETQSYLVKVQKAGYYNTYVDLPLEEMHEIDAVSGATLTTTAIASTVTDLVHQFSEEFTDHLDQDRWMSSFTVEAIDSWLWILHIMVIGLMFVYGFQKKYKKSKRDIRILSIVSVVYIGFFMNSSFTYISFIHPFLGTTLSPLIAFYALFSILGGIWGRNTYCTYVCPFGHVQRLSVQISGKRWVSKFFLSNKWVSGIRNAFAIVLLTGVLLGLRSWGNYEVFPDLFGLDFASGWLLVGISVVLINLKFPFIWCRIACPTGAVLDGISTVCKK